From Planctomycetia bacterium:
TTCCCGATTCTGGTGTCGGTCGACGATGACGTCCCTGCGGGACGAACATAAGCAGGTCCGGTCGTTTGCCCGGGTGATGCACGACCTGACCGACAGCCAAGCGCAGGACGCGCAAAAGAAGCGGGCCGACGACTTGACCGCCGCCGCCCGGGCCCAAGAAGAATTCATTGCATTGCTCTCTCACGAACTGCGCAACCCGTTGGCGCCCATTCTGAACGCCTTGAGCGTGATCCGGCAGATGAAGACCAACGACCCGATCATCGAGCAGGCCGGGAACATCATGAACCGCCAGGTGGCGCAGATGGTGCGTTTGGTGGACGACCTGCTCGACATCACCCGCATCACCAAGGGGAAGCTGCGGCTGACCAAGGAAAAGGTCGAATTACGCGTCATCGCCAACCGGTCCGCCGAGACGGCCCGACCGCTACTGGAGGCCCGCAAGCACGAGTTCTCCATGTCGCTGCCGACCAAGCCGGTTTGGGTGGATGCCGACTCGGCTCGGATGGAGCAGATCGTCGTCAACCTGCTCAACAATGCGGCGAAGTACACCGACATCGGGGGGCTCATTCGGCTGAGCGTCGGACAGGAGGGATCGGAAGCGGTGATCCGGGTGCGGGATAACGGTGTCGGGATCACGCCGGAGCTGCTTCCCCAGATTTTCGACATGTTCACTCAGGCCGACGGCTCCCACGGCCGGACTTACGGAGGGCTGGGAATCGGGCTTGCCTTGGTCCGCACGCTGGTGGAGATGCAAGACGGCAGGGTGCAAGCTCAGAGCGGCGGCCTCGGCAAAGGGAGTGAGTTTACGGTCAAGCTACCGTTGGCTTCGGGCGTCCCCTGGCGGGAA
This genomic window contains:
- a CDS encoding ATP-binding protein, producing MDEEFGGDLSPQQIEERFGLLAADAKEYAVFMLGQDGNLICWNAGAERLFGYHSHEIKGQHFSRFFAPEDIRSGQPEHELAKATDDGRADGVLWQVRKDGSRFWCRSTMTSLRDEHKQVRSFARVMHDLTDSQAQDAQKKRADDLTAAARAQEEFIALLSHELRNPLAPILNALSVIRQMKTNDPIIEQAGNIMNRQVAQMVRLVDDLLDITRITKGKLRLTKEKVELRVIANRSAETARPLLEARKHEFSMSLPTKPVWVDADSARMEQIVVNLLNNAAKYTDIGGLIRLSVGQEGSEAVIRVRDNGVGITPELLPQIFDMFTQADGSHGRTYGGLGIGLALVRTLVEMQDGRVQAQSGGLGKGSEFTVKLPLASGVPWRETTTIVESLEAANPLRILVVEDNVDSADSLNLLLRLYGHEVHIARTGPSALEVALDCRPDVVLLDIGLPGIDGYEVAKRLREKPEFKNVMICALTGYTPSEADRLRQAQTGFDRNFVKPVKIEALVELFKTVVKQPPLADQDCQPETGHS